One segment of Bradyrhizobium sp. CB2312 DNA contains the following:
- a CDS encoding nucleoside deaminase, with protein MIRGMKAPSFMDLALRTAENAGKSGEVPIGCVVVRNYEVIATAANRTLTDHDPTGHAEIIALREAARKIGSERLVDCDLYVTLEPCTMCAGAISFARVRRLYYGAADPKGGAVESGVRFFASPTCHHAPDVYSGVGESEAARLLKEFFRERR; from the coding sequence ATGATACGAGGCATGAAAGCCCCTTCTTTCATGGATTTGGCGCTCAGGACGGCCGAAAACGCCGGAAAATCGGGCGAGGTTCCGATCGGATGCGTGGTGGTCCGCAATTACGAGGTCATCGCCACCGCCGCCAACCGGACGCTGACCGACCATGACCCCACCGGCCATGCCGAGATCATCGCGCTGCGCGAGGCGGCCAGGAAGATCGGCAGCGAGCGCCTCGTCGACTGCGACCTCTACGTGACGCTGGAGCCCTGCACCATGTGTGCGGGCGCGATCTCCTTTGCAAGGGTCCGCCGGCTCTATTACGGCGCGGCCGACCCCAAGGGCGGCGCGGTCGAGTCTGGCGTGCGGTTCTTTGCCTCGCCGACCTGCCACCACGCGCCGGATGTCTATTCCGGCGTCGGTGAGAGCGAGGCGGCGCGGCTGCTCAAGGAGTTTTTTCGGGAGCGCCGCTAA
- a CDS encoding pseudouridine synthase — MPRDSDKDNDSRGRRGPAKGGRSGKPRGPEKKFAKRGFEGKSERRDDRDSRPPRGDRDSRPYRRREEGDAPRRDFSDRPRFKRDDRGGEGRGERSFKPRGDRPFSDRGARDGEKRSFKPRGDRPSHGRDDRPQRSRDRDDARPAGRFGDKKFGDKRPYAPRGERPERKFDGERKFSRDRGERSDSKPWQKREDRPRSDRPRKSFDKDFGGRDRGEEKPWRQRDDRREGGRGGEDRPRFSRSRDDRASGDRPFRDRPKFDRPRDRDSERGDRPKFDRPRQRPEGRMDWQEHPRSEGRFRDRPRRDNEDDSRIFEKRPAFGGRGAYRERDRDFEGRPRRDEAPKPKKTGERIAKALARAGLASRRDAEEMVTQGRVTVNGRVINSPALDITQNDVVLVDGKPLPPRERTRLFLYHKPRGLMTTHDDPEGRPTVFDNLPEGLPRLISVGRLDFNTEGLLLLTNDGGLARTLELPDTGWLRRYRVRAHGDVTQAQLDQLKSGIEVEGVKYGPIEATLERDQGANVWLVFAIREGKNREVRNVCAHLGLEVNRLIRVSYGPFQLGEIPEGQVDEIKSRVLREQLGDKVIEKSGAEFDVPAKSAGRGDEAPKKPMKRAVIADRKGRRVLVQRTGSEEARERNEMEANGYGPPRRPKRGYHGKRDLTPRED, encoded by the coding sequence ATGCCTCGCGACAGCGACAAAGACAACGATTCCCGCGGCCGGCGAGGCCCGGCCAAAGGCGGCCGCAGCGGCAAGCCGCGCGGTCCCGAGAAGAAGTTCGCCAAGCGCGGCTTTGAGGGCAAAAGCGAGCGTAGGGACGACCGCGACAGCCGTCCGCCCCGCGGCGACCGCGACAGCCGCCCGTACCGCCGCCGCGAGGAGGGCGATGCCCCGCGCCGCGATTTCTCCGACCGCCCGCGCTTCAAACGCGACGACCGCGGCGGCGAGGGCCGCGGCGAGCGCAGCTTCAAGCCGCGGGGGGACCGTCCCTTTTCTGATCGCGGAGCGCGCGATGGCGAGAAGCGCTCCTTCAAGCCGCGCGGTGATCGCCCCTCCCATGGCCGCGACGACCGTCCGCAGCGCAGCCGGGATCGCGATGATGCGCGTCCAGCCGGTCGCTTCGGCGACAAGAAGTTCGGCGACAAGCGGCCGTATGCGCCGCGCGGCGAGCGTCCGGAGCGCAAGTTCGACGGCGAGCGAAAGTTCTCGCGCGATCGTGGCGAGCGGAGCGATTCAAAGCCGTGGCAGAAGCGCGAGGATCGTCCGCGCAGCGATCGCCCCCGCAAGAGCTTCGACAAGGATTTCGGCGGCCGCGATCGCGGCGAGGAAAAGCCCTGGCGTCAGCGCGATGATCGCCGCGAGGGCGGCCGTGGCGGCGAGGACCGTCCGCGCTTCTCGCGCTCGCGCGATGATCGGGCGTCAGGTGATCGTCCGTTCCGCGATCGGCCGAAATTCGATCGGCCGCGTGACCGCGACAGCGAACGTGGTGACCGCCCGAAATTCGATCGCCCGCGCCAGCGGCCTGAAGGCCGGATGGACTGGCAGGAGCATCCGCGCAGCGAGGGCCGCTTCCGTGATCGCCCGCGCCGCGACAACGAGGACGACAGCAGGATCTTCGAGAAGCGTCCGGCCTTCGGCGGGCGCGGCGCCTATCGCGAGCGCGACCGCGATTTCGAAGGGCGGCCGCGCCGCGACGAGGCGCCGAAGCCGAAGAAGACCGGTGAGCGCATCGCCAAGGCGCTGGCCCGTGCGGGCCTCGCCTCGCGCCGCGATGCCGAGGAAATGGTCACGCAGGGTCGCGTCACCGTCAACGGCCGTGTCATCAACTCGCCGGCGCTCGACATCACGCAGAACGACGTCGTCCTGGTCGACGGCAAGCCGTTGCCGCCGCGCGAGCGCACCCGACTGTTTCTCTATCACAAGCCGCGCGGGCTGATGACGACACATGACGATCCCGAGGGGCGTCCGACCGTGTTCGACAATCTGCCCGAAGGCCTGCCGCGGCTGATCAGCGTCGGCCGGCTCGACTTCAACACCGAAGGCCTGTTGCTGCTCACCAATGACGGCGGGCTCGCGCGCACGCTCGAGCTGCCGGACACCGGCTGGCTGCGCCGCTACCGCGTTCGCGCCCATGGCGACGTGACGCAGGCGCAGCTCGATCAGCTCAAGAGCGGCATCGAGGTCGAGGGCGTCAAATACGGTCCGATCGAGGCGACGCTGGAGCGCGACCAGGGCGCCAATGTCTGGCTGGTGTTCGCGATCCGCGAAGGCAAGAACCGCGAGGTGCGCAACGTCTGCGCCCATCTCGGGCTCGAGGTGAACCGGCTGATCCGGGTGTCCTACGGCCCTTTCCAGCTCGGCGAGATTCCCGAAGGCCAGGTCGACGAGATCAAGTCGCGCGTGCTGCGCGAGCAGCTCGGCGACAAGGTGATCGAGAAGTCGGGCGCCGAGTTCGACGTGCCCGCGAAATCCGCCGGTCGCGGTGACGAAGCGCCGAAGAAGCCGATGAAGCGCGCCGTGATCGCCGACCGCAAGGGCCGCCGCGTGCTGGTGCAGCGCACCGGCAGCGAGGAGGCGCGCGAGCGCAACGAGATGGAGGCGAACGGCTACGGCCCGCCGCGCCGTCCCAAGCGCGGCTATCACGGCAAGCGCGACCTGACGCCGCGGGAGGACTAG
- the mutL gene encoding DNA mismatch repair endonuclease MutL, whose amino-acid sequence MPVRQLPEQVVNRIAAGEVVERPASVVKELVENAIDAGASRIDVFTDGGGRRRIGITDDGSGMTAKDLALAVERHATSKLDDEDLLQIRTLGFRGEALPSIGSVARLSITTRHASEPHAWALTVEGGEKSEIMPAALAHGTRVEVNDLFYATPARLKFLKTDRTEAEAIREVVRRLAMARPDVAFTLAGEERAPVTWAAALPGAAGRLTRLGDILGAEFRSHAFEVHAEREGVVVAGYAAAPALTKANALGQYLFVNGRPVRDKLILGAVRGAYADYLPRDRHPVLALFVTLDPREVDANVHPAKTEVRFRNAGLVRALIVHGLKEGLAREGRRTAANSGESALASFRPAFAPQRPAGWDWRASPSAPVAPMPSFEGSAAPVFAERAQATFDVGAPSADIRIETQPVADLVDRPLGAARTQIHETYIVSQTRDGLIIVDQHAAHERIVYERLKASLAANGVQRQILLIPEIVEMDEATVERLLERSEELASFGLAIESFGPGAVAVRETPSLLGKTNAGGLLRDLSEHMAEWDEALPLERRLMHVAATMACHGSVRAGRRLRPEEMNALLREMEETPNSGQCNHGRPTYVELKLADVEKLFGRR is encoded by the coding sequence ATGCCCGTCCGCCAATTGCCAGAACAGGTCGTCAACCGCATCGCCGCCGGCGAGGTGGTCGAGCGTCCGGCGAGCGTGGTCAAGGAACTGGTCGAGAACGCCATCGACGCCGGCGCGAGCCGGATCGACGTCTTCACCGATGGCGGCGGCCGCCGGCGAATCGGCATCACCGACGACGGCAGCGGCATGACCGCAAAAGACCTCGCGCTCGCGGTCGAGCGCCATGCCACGTCAAAACTCGACGACGAGGATCTGCTCCAGATCCGCACGCTCGGGTTCCGCGGCGAAGCGTTGCCCTCGATCGGTTCGGTGGCGCGGCTGTCCATCACCACGCGGCATGCCAGCGAGCCGCACGCCTGGGCGCTGACGGTCGAGGGCGGCGAGAAGTCCGAGATCATGCCGGCGGCACTGGCCCACGGCACCCGCGTCGAGGTCAACGATCTCTTCTATGCGACGCCGGCGCGGCTGAAGTTCTTGAAGACCGACCGCACCGAGGCGGAAGCGATCCGCGAGGTGGTGCGGCGACTTGCGATGGCACGGCCCGACGTCGCCTTCACACTGGCGGGCGAAGAGCGCGCGCCGGTGACCTGGGCCGCAGCGTTGCCGGGCGCAGCCGGCCGCCTGACGCGGCTCGGCGACATCCTGGGCGCGGAGTTCCGCAGCCATGCCTTCGAGGTCCACGCCGAGCGCGAGGGCGTCGTCGTTGCCGGCTATGCAGCGGCGCCCGCGCTGACCAAGGCCAACGCGCTCGGGCAATATCTCTTCGTCAATGGCCGCCCGGTCCGCGACAAGCTGATCCTCGGGGCGGTGCGCGGGGCCTATGCCGACTACCTGCCGCGCGACCGGCATCCGGTGCTGGCGCTGTTCGTCACGCTCGATCCGCGCGAGGTCGATGCCAACGTGCATCCGGCCAAGACCGAGGTGCGCTTCCGCAATGCCGGCCTCGTCCGCGCGCTGATCGTGCACGGACTGAAGGAAGGGCTCGCGCGCGAGGGCCGCCGCACCGCCGCCAACAGCGGCGAGAGCGCCTTGGCCTCGTTCCGGCCCGCCTTCGCGCCGCAGCGCCCGGCAGGCTGGGACTGGCGCGCCTCGCCATCCGCTCCGGTCGCGCCGATGCCGTCATTCGAAGGCTCCGCCGCGCCCGTCTTCGCGGAGCGCGCACAGGCTACGTTCGATGTCGGCGCCCCGAGCGCTGACATCAGGATCGAAACACAGCCGGTAGCGGACCTCGTCGATCGCCCGCTCGGCGCGGCGCGCACGCAGATCCACGAGACCTATATCGTCTCGCAGACCCGGGACGGCCTCATCATCGTCGACCAGCACGCCGCGCATGAGCGCATCGTCTATGAGCGGCTCAAGGCCTCGCTGGCCGCGAACGGCGTGCAGCGGCAGATCCTCCTGATCCCCGAGATCGTCGAGATGGACGAGGCCACGGTGGAGCGCCTGCTGGAGCGCAGCGAGGAGCTGGCCTCGTTTGGCCTCGCGATCGAATCCTTCGGCCCGGGCGCGGTCGCGGTCCGCGAGACGCCGTCACTGCTGGGCAAGACCAATGCCGGCGGGCTGCTGCGCGATCTCTCCGAGCACATGGCCGAATGGGACGAGGCGCTTCCTCTCGAACGCCGCCTGATGCACGTCGCTGCCACCATGGCCTGCCACGGTTCGGTCCGCGCCGGCCGTAGGCTGCGGCCCGAGGAGATGAACGCCCTGCTCCGCGAGATGGAGGAGACGCCGAACTCCGGCCAGTGCAATCACGGCCGGCCGACCTATGTCGAGTTGAAGCTCGCTGATGTCGAGAAGCTGTTCGGGAGAAGGTGA
- a CDS encoding ribbon-helix-helix domain-containing protein produces MCHLFAHQPQRDYESQTRSLRIGGHCTSIRLEMAFWDTLEEIAAKESMSLGKFLTTLYNEVLDHHGEVNNFASLLRCSCLIYRSKTMAPVQAFKPTVAQILDAAE; encoded by the coding sequence ATGTGCCATCTCTTCGCGCACCAGCCCCAACGCGACTACGAATCCCAGACCCGCTCTTTAAGGATCGGCGGGCACTGCACCTCGATCCGGCTCGAGATGGCATTCTGGGACACGCTGGAGGAGATCGCGGCCAAGGAGAGCATGAGCCTCGGCAAGTTCCTGACCACGCTCTACAACGAGGTTCTCGACCACCACGGCGAGGTCAACAATTTCGCCTCGCTGCTGCGGTGCTCGTGTTTGATCTACCGCTCGAAGACGATGGCGCCGGTGCAGGCGTTCAAGCCCACGGTGGCGCAAATCCTAGACGCGGCAGAGTAG
- a CDS encoding VOC family protein, with the protein MAKPVHSMIRVLDEARSLDFYRRAFCLEVADHLKFADFALIYLRHPSSPFEVELTVNFDRKEPYALGDGYGHLAVVVEDLDAEHARFEREKLAPGPLRDFKHDGRTLARFFFVSDPDGYKIEVIQRGGRFG; encoded by the coding sequence ATGGCAAAGCCCGTTCATTCCATGATCCGCGTGCTGGATGAGGCGCGCTCGCTCGACTTCTACAGGCGTGCCTTCTGTCTCGAAGTCGCCGACCACCTGAAATTCGCGGACTTCGCCCTGATCTATCTGCGTCACCCCTCCTCACCTTTCGAGGTCGAGCTGACGGTCAATTTCGATCGCAAGGAGCCCTATGCGCTCGGCGATGGCTACGGCCATCTCGCCGTGGTGGTCGAGGATCTCGATGCCGAACATGCCCGCTTCGAGCGCGAGAAGCTCGCACCGGGCCCGTTACGCGATTTCAAGCACGACGGCAGGACGCTGGCGCGCTTTTTCTTCGTCAGCGATCCCGACGGCTACAAGATCGAGGTGATCCAGCGGGGCGGACGCTTCGGCTGA
- a CDS encoding gluconate 2-dehydrogenase subunit 3 family protein has translation MREVDRRSKHSRRVFLKGAATAVPVVAVATSVAVSIEDAWADDATALSPATMKTLLKVARDIYPHDVLGDSYYIIAIKPWDGKAAKDPAVKALISDGIARLDQNAKDRHKAPYAEVPWEADRVVLLKEIEGSDFFQKVRGDLVVSLYNQKEVWPRFGYEGSSAEHGGYINRGFADIDWLPKA, from the coding sequence ATGAGAGAAGTCGATCGTCGAAGCAAGCACAGCCGCCGCGTCTTTCTCAAGGGCGCGGCGACCGCCGTGCCGGTCGTGGCTGTCGCGACCAGCGTCGCCGTCAGCATCGAGGACGCCTGGGCCGATGATGCCACCGCGCTCTCGCCTGCGACGATGAAGACGCTGCTGAAGGTCGCGCGTGACATCTATCCGCACGATGTGCTGGGCGACAGCTATTACATCATCGCGATCAAGCCGTGGGACGGCAAGGCCGCCAAGGATCCCGCCGTCAAGGCTCTCATCAGCGACGGCATCGCAAGGCTCGATCAGAACGCGAAGGATCGTCACAAGGCGCCCTATGCCGAGGTGCCCTGGGAGGCCGATCGCGTGGTGCTGCTGAAGGAGATCGAGGGAAGCGACTTCTTCCAGAAGGTGCGCGGCGACCTCGTCGTCTCCCTCTACAACCAGAAAGAGGTCTGGCCTCGCTTCGGCTACGAGGGCTCTTCCGCCGAGCACGGCGGCTACATCAACCGCGGCTTCGCCGACATCGACTGGCTGCCGAAGGCTTAA
- a CDS encoding GMC family oxidoreductase, which produces MAKFDLNDSGVVVIVGSGAGGGTLGNELAQKGVKVVILEAGPRIENQDFVNDEWESFSQLAWTDARTTSGTWRVAKDFSGLPAWIVKAVGGSTTHWAGASLRFDEHEFKVKSTYGNIPGANLLDWPVTLAEMEPWYAKAENKMGVTRTNGIPGLPGNNNFKVLEAGAKKLGYKTVHTGNMAINSQPRDGRGSCQQIGFCFQGCKSGAKWSTLYTEIPKGEATGNLEVRPSSMVVKIEHDASGKVTGVVYADESGAMQRQKARIVAVAGNSIESPRLLLNSASTMFPDGLANSSGQVGRNYMRHMTGSVYAVFEKSVHMYRGTTMAGIIRDESVNDPKRGFVGGYEMETLSIGLPFMAAFLNPGAWGRSFTSALDGYPRMAGMWLVGEDMPQETNRITLDPVVKDKHGQAVASVHFDDHPNDVAMRAHAYKQGAAVYDAVGATVTYPTPPYPSTHNLGTNRMSEKPRDGVVNKFGQSHDVKNLFVSDGSQFTSGAACNPTLTIVALAIRQADYIAGAMQKKEI; this is translated from the coding sequence ATGGCAAAATTCGATCTGAACGACAGCGGCGTTGTGGTGATCGTCGGCTCCGGTGCCGGCGGCGGCACGCTGGGCAACGAGCTCGCGCAGAAGGGCGTCAAGGTCGTCATCCTCGAGGCCGGCCCCCGCATCGAGAACCAGGACTTCGTCAACGACGAGTGGGAGAGTTTTTCCCAGCTCGCCTGGACCGATGCGCGCACCACGTCCGGCACTTGGCGCGTCGCCAAAGACTTCTCAGGCCTGCCCGCATGGATCGTCAAGGCGGTCGGCGGCTCCACGACACATTGGGCCGGCGCCTCGCTGCGCTTCGACGAGCACGAGTTCAAGGTGAAGAGCACCTATGGCAACATTCCCGGCGCCAATCTTCTGGACTGGCCGGTCACACTGGCCGAGATGGAGCCATGGTACGCCAAGGCCGAGAACAAGATGGGCGTGACCCGCACCAACGGCATTCCCGGACTTCCCGGCAACAATAACTTCAAGGTGCTGGAGGCTGGCGCCAAGAAGCTCGGCTACAAGACCGTGCACACCGGCAACATGGCCATCAACAGCCAGCCGCGCGACGGCCGCGGCTCCTGCCAGCAGATCGGCTTCTGCTTCCAGGGCTGCAAGTCCGGCGCAAAATGGTCGACGCTCTACACCGAGATTCCCAAGGGAGAGGCGACCGGCAACCTTGAAGTTCGCCCAAGCAGCATGGTGGTCAAGATCGAGCACGATGCCAGCGGCAAGGTCACCGGCGTGGTCTATGCCGACGAGAGCGGCGCGATGCAGCGCCAGAAGGCGCGCATCGTCGCGGTCGCCGGCAATTCGATCGAGAGCCCGCGGCTCTTGCTCAACAGCGCCTCGACCATGTTCCCCGACGGGCTTGCGAACTCGTCGGGCCAGGTCGGCCGCAACTACATGCGGCACATGACCGGCAGCGTCTATGCCGTCTTCGAGAAATCGGTGCACATGTATCGCGGCACCACCATGGCCGGAATCATCCGCGATGAATCCGTCAACGATCCGAAGCGCGGCTTCGTCGGCGGCTACGAGATGGAGACGTTGTCGATCGGCCTGCCCTTCATGGCAGCGTTCCTCAACCCCGGCGCCTGGGGCCGATCGTTCACGTCGGCACTCGACGGCTATCCCAGGATGGCCGGCATGTGGCTGGTCGGCGAGGACATGCCACAGGAGACCAACCGCATCACGCTCGATCCCGTCGTCAAGGACAAGCATGGGCAGGCGGTTGCGAGCGTGCATTTCGACGATCATCCCAACGACGTCGCGATGCGCGCCCATGCCTACAAGCAGGGCGCCGCGGTCTATGATGCCGTCGGCGCCACCGTGACCTATCCGACCCCGCCCTATCCGAGCACGCACAATCTCGGCACCAACCGGATGAGCGAGAAGCCCAGGGATGGCGTGGTCAACAAGTTCGGGCAGAGCCACGACGTCAAGAACCTGTTCGTCTCGGACGGCAGCCAGTTCACCAGCGGCGCGGCCTGCAACCCGACGCTGACCATCGTCGCGCTGGCGATCCGGCAGGCGGACTACATTGCGGGCGCGATGCAGAAGAAGGAGATTTGA
- a CDS encoding c-type cytochrome, producing the protein MRAVVLGLCTAMVLVVRIADAQMPLPVAKPPDGAALFKQQCAVCHTTSSSEPTRQGPPLVKIVGRPAGKVDGFKYSEALAKADFAWDETRLDAWLTNPQAVIPGVTMVYRQAKPETRAAIIAYLKEQN; encoded by the coding sequence ATGCGCGCAGTCGTGCTGGGGTTGTGCACCGCGATGGTGCTGGTGGTGCGGATCGCCGATGCGCAAATGCCATTGCCGGTCGCAAAGCCGCCGGATGGCGCGGCGCTGTTCAAGCAGCAATGCGCGGTGTGCCACACCACGAGTTCGTCGGAGCCGACGCGGCAAGGCCCACCACTGGTGAAGATCGTCGGCCGCCCAGCCGGCAAGGTCGACGGTTTCAAATACTCGGAAGCCCTCGCGAAGGCGGACTTCGCCTGGGACGAGACCAGGCTCGATGCATGGCTGACCAATCCGCAAGCCGTCATTCCCGGCGTGACCATGGTGTACCGGCAGGCCAAGCCGGAGACGCGCGCCGCCATCATTGCTTACCTCAAGGAGCAGAACTGA
- a CDS encoding alpha/beta hydrolase gives MSDLADLYPGFASEWINTSFGRIFARVGGSGPPLLLLHGFSETHVMWHRVAPELADRFTLIIADLPGYGWSDMPESDALHIPYSKRAMAKAMVEAMERLGHVHFALAGHDRGGRVSYRLALDHPGRLSKLAVLDILPTYNYWERMNRAYALKIYHWTFLAQPAPLPETLISGNGEFFLRFKMASQTKSKTLDAIDKRALEHYLAPFRDPARVHAMCEDYRAGAYFDYDLDKADFEAGKKITVPMLALWGNAGIAQAAATPLDTWKQWATNVDGMPVDSGHFLTEENPDVTAKALREFFLAP, from the coding sequence ATGTCCGATCTCGCCGACCTCTATCCCGGCTTCGCCTCGGAATGGATCAACACTTCCTTCGGCCGCATCTTCGCCCGCGTCGGCGGCAGCGGCCCGCCGCTGTTGCTGCTGCACGGCTTCTCCGAGACGCATGTGATGTGGCACCGCGTGGCGCCCGAGCTTGCCGACAGGTTCACGCTGATCATCGCCGACCTGCCCGGCTATGGCTGGTCCGACATGCCCGAGAGCGATGCGCTGCACATCCCCTACAGCAAGCGCGCGATGGCGAAAGCCATGGTCGAGGCGATGGAGCGGCTCGGCCACGTCCACTTCGCGCTCGCCGGCCACGACCGCGGCGGCCGCGTCTCGTATCGTCTGGCGCTCGATCATCCCGGCCGGCTGTCGAAGCTCGCCGTGCTCGATATCCTGCCGACCTATAATTACTGGGAGCGGATGAACCGCGCCTACGCGCTGAAGATCTATCACTGGACCTTCCTCGCCCAGCCCGCGCCGCTGCCTGAGACGCTGATATCTGGCAATGGCGAGTTCTTCCTGCGCTTCAAGATGGCGAGCCAGACCAAGTCGAAGACGCTGGATGCGATCGACAAGCGCGCGCTCGAGCACTACCTCGCCCCCTTCCGCGACCCCGCTCGCGTGCACGCGATGTGTGAGGACTACCGTGCCGGCGCCTATTTCGACTACGACCTCGACAAGGCCGATTTCGAGGCCGGCAAGAAGATCACGGTGCCGATGCTCGCCTTGTGGGGCAATGCCGGCATAGCGCAGGCCGCCGCGACGCCGCTCGACACCTGGAAGCAATGGGCGACCAACGTGGACGGCATGCCGGTGGATTCGGGGCACTTCCTCACCGAGGAGAACCCTGATGTGACCGCGAAGGCGCTGCGCGAGTTCTTCCTCGCGCCTTAG
- the purD gene encoding phosphoribosylamine--glycine ligase, whose protein sequence is MHILLLGSGGREHALAWKIAASPLVTKFWCAPGNAGMAREAECVALDIADHAAVIEFCKKNAVELVVVGPETPLAAGIVDDLSAAGIKAFGPSGAAAQLESSKGFTKALCTEFGIPTGAYKRFTKPEDARDYVNSQGAPIVVKADGLAAGKGVVVAKTVREAEDAIAMMFEGAFGEAGAEVVIEEFLPGREISFFALCDGETAIPLASAQDHKRVFDHDVGPNTGGMGAYSPTPLVTPAIHDAIMAKIILPTVAGMKQRGTPFRGILYAGIMLTTQGPKLFEFNVRFGDPECQVLMLRMMSDIVPAFLAACDGELKHFDLRWHPESALTVVMAAKGYPGDYQKGTRIEGLDDAAKVDTVEIFHAGTVEKDGAILANGGRVLNVCALGKTVTEAQSRAYQAVDRINWPDGFCRRDIGWQAVEAEKAKG, encoded by the coding sequence ATGCACATTCTCCTGCTTGGTTCCGGCGGCCGCGAACATGCCCTGGCGTGGAAGATCGCAGCCTCTCCCCTCGTGACCAAATTCTGGTGCGCGCCCGGCAATGCCGGCATGGCGCGCGAGGCGGAGTGCGTGGCGCTCGATATCGCCGACCATGCCGCGGTGATCGAGTTCTGCAAGAAGAATGCGGTCGAGCTCGTGGTGGTCGGCCCGGAGACGCCGCTCGCTGCCGGCATCGTCGATGATCTCTCGGCCGCCGGCATCAAGGCATTCGGGCCGAGCGGCGCGGCCGCGCAGCTTGAAAGCTCCAAGGGGTTCACCAAGGCGCTCTGCACCGAATTCGGCATTCCGACCGGCGCCTACAAGCGCTTCACCAAGCCTGAGGATGCGCGCGACTACGTCAACAGCCAGGGTGCGCCGATCGTCGTCAAGGCCGACGGCCTTGCCGCCGGCAAGGGCGTCGTCGTCGCCAAGACCGTGCGCGAGGCCGAGGACGCCATCGCCATGATGTTCGAGGGCGCCTTTGGCGAGGCGGGGGCCGAGGTCGTGATCGAGGAATTCCTGCCCGGCCGCGAGATCAGCTTCTTCGCGCTCTGCGACGGCGAGACCGCCATCCCGCTCGCCTCGGCGCAGGACCACAAGCGCGTGTTCGACCATGATGTCGGCCCGAACACCGGCGGCATGGGTGCCTATTCGCCGACGCCGCTGGTGACGCCCGCGATCCACGATGCGATCATGGCGAAGATCATCCTGCCGACGGTCGCTGGCATGAAGCAGCGCGGCACGCCGTTCCGCGGCATTCTCTACGCCGGCATCATGCTGACGACGCAGGGGCCAAAGCTGTTCGAGTTCAACGTCCGCTTCGGCGATCCCGAGTGCCAGGTGCTGATGCTGCGCATGATGTCGGACATCGTGCCGGCGTTCCTCGCCGCCTGCGACGGGGAGCTCAAGCATTTCGACCTGCGCTGGCATCCGGAATCCGCGCTGACCGTGGTGATGGCGGCGAAGGGCTATCCCGGCGATTACCAGAAGGGCACGCGCATCGAGGGGCTCGATGACGCCGCCAAGGTCGATACCGTCGAGATCTTCCACGCCGGCACGGTCGAGAAGGACGGTGCGATCCTCGCCAATGGCGGCCGCGTGCTCAATGTCTGCGCGCTCGGCAAGACCGTGACGGAGGCGCAGAGCCGCGCCTATCAGGCTGTCGACCGGATCAACTGGCCGGACGGCTTCTGCCGCCGCGACATCGGCTGGCAGGCGGTGGAAGCGGAGAAGGCCAAGGGCTGA
- the rsmD gene encoding 16S rRNA (guanine(966)-N(2))-methyltransferase RsmD — translation MRVVGGRLKGRNLASPSSRDIRPTADRLRESVFNILVHAYDDPIEDARVLDLFAGTGALGIEASSRGAKFTLFVDNGAEARALLRNNVESLGLGGVTKVYRRDATDLGPAHPVEPFSLVFLDPPYGKGFAEKALVSLRDGGWLTPGALLVVEEAKAAQFVTPEGYEELERRAYDDTEFVFLKKP, via the coding sequence TTGCGCGTCGTCGGCGGAAGGTTGAAGGGGCGCAATCTCGCCTCACCGTCCTCGCGCGACATCCGCCCGACCGCGGATCGCTTGCGCGAGTCCGTGTTCAACATCCTCGTGCACGCTTATGACGATCCGATCGAGGATGCGCGCGTGCTCGATCTCTTCGCCGGCACCGGCGCGCTCGGCATCGAGGCGTCGTCACGCGGCGCGAAGTTCACGCTGTTCGTCGACAACGGCGCGGAGGCGCGGGCGCTGCTGCGCAACAATGTGGAATCGCTGGGCCTCGGCGGCGTGACAAAAGTCTATCGCCGCGATGCCACCGATCTCGGCCCCGCCCATCCCGTCGAGCCGTTCTCGCTGGTGTTCCTCGATCCGCCCTATGGCAAGGGCTTTGCGGAGAAGGCGCTTGTGTCCCTGCGCGATGGCGGCTGGCTGACGCCGGGCGCGCTGCTGGTGGTGGAAGAGGCCAAGGCCGCGCAGTTCGTGACGCCGGAAGGGTATGAGGAATTGGAGCGCCGGGCGTACGACGACACGGAGTTTGTGTTTTTGAAGAAGCCGTAG